A single region of the Triticum dicoccoides isolate Atlit2015 ecotype Zavitan chromosome 2B, WEW_v2.0, whole genome shotgun sequence genome encodes:
- the LOC119365923 gene encoding F-box protein At3g07870-like, whose protein sequence is MAMPTPCAAQGSQAEPTAGAAVLPEDVLRDILLRLPAKTLCRFRAVCRSWRSFLSDPLFIAAHKSKHPGPLIVTCIRDLLGDGGGTINIMDLSGHVVRRMTTSIEDATLLCTRLDLICVTGDCHTSGQVIDPATGHTLALPYKRAQEHAHVKAFFSYAFELGQVVSTGEYKALRCVSVDSSCHGSEPMISEVITLGGGRGGGDRHARWRERPCPPCPVTSGSKKSVVVNGVVYFLLDFGSHRFTYSGDRVEPCSIACFDLEAEEWMGTLRGPLQVRNFIEAGNGRCDYSDLFRKLSLVNMNGFLVMVHDPMGYPLDLWFLVDIEKCLWDRKYSIGFQYENLFAQPLLVLDDGRIAIDTSDLLRIYDPVSESYTEFQMAGSRLFAIYTGNLLSLKSSFTSEAKHCTTCGCYFIPEADQHCEECMWHLYWLSVDPDSEYHKSRMPLSLSVIPLFPET, encoded by the exons ATGGCAATGCCAACACCGTGTGCTGCACAGGGTAGTCAAGCCGAGCCCACTGCCGGTGCCGCTGTCTTGCCTGAAGATGTGCTGCGTGACATCCTCCTGCGCCTGCCGGCAAAGACGCTCTGCCGCTTCCGAGCCGTGTGCCGATCCTGGAGGTCCTTCCTGTCCGACCCGCTCTTCATCGCAGCGCACAAGTCAAAGCACCCTGGGCCGCTCATTGTCACATGCATCCGTGATCTGCTCGGAGACGGGGGAGGGACCATTAACATAATGGACTTGTCTGGCCATGTCGTTAGGCGGATGACCACCAGCATAGAGGATGCCACATTGCTGTGCACACGCCTGGATCTCATCTGTGTCACCGGAGACTGCCACACAAGCGGTCAAGTAATTGACCCGGCCACAGGGCATACTCTGGCTTTGCCCTACAAGCGCGCACAGGAGCACGCGCATGTCAAAGCTTTCTTCTCCTATGCATTTGAGTTGGGACAGGTTGTCTCCACGGGAGAGTACAAGGCCCTCCGCTGCGTTAGCGTCGATAGCTCGTGTCACGGCTCCGAGCCGATGATCTCCGAGGTCATCACCCTTGGTggtggccgtggcggcggcgatcGTCATGCAAGATGGAGGGAGAGACCATGTCCTCCGTGCCCTGTCACTAGTGGCTCGAAGAAAAGTGTGGTTGTCAATGGAGTTGTCTACTTCTTGTTGGATTTCGGAAGCCACCGCTTTACATATAGTGGAGACCGCGTCGAGCCATGTAGCATTGCTTGTTTCGACCTCGAGGCAGAGGAGTGGATGGGCACGCTCCGAGGTCCACTCCAAGTGCGTAACTTTATCGAGGCCGGTAATGGAAGGTGTGATTACAGTGATCTATTCCGTAAACTTTCGTTGGTCAATATGAATGGGTTCTTGGTTATGGTACACGATCCTATGGGTTACCCTTTGGACCTGTGGTTTTTGGTTGACATTGAGAAATGTCTCTGGGATAGAAAGTACAGCATTGGTTTTCAATACGAAAATCTCTTTGCACAACCCTTGCTGGTTCTAGACGACGGCAGAATAGCCATCGACACATCAGATTTGCTGCGAATATATGATCCGGTTTCAGAGAGTTATACTGAATTTCAGATGGCAGGCTCCAGATTGTTTGCTATATACACAGGAAATCTGTTGAGTTTGAAGAGCAGTTTTACCTCTGAG GCTAAACATTGTACAACATGCGGGTGCTACTTTATCCCCGAAGCCGACCAACATTGCGAAGAGTGTATGTGGCATCTGTATTGGCTGTCGGTGGATCCCGATTCAGAGTACCACAAATCACGAATGCCACTAAGCTTGAGTGTCATCCCTCTTTTCCCTGAAACAtag